The following proteins are co-located in the Eublepharis macularius isolate TG4126 chromosome 5, MPM_Emac_v1.0, whole genome shotgun sequence genome:
- the ELK4 gene encoding ETS domain-containing protein Elk-4 has protein sequence MDSAITLWQFLLQLLQEPRNKEIICWTSNDGEFKLLQAEEVARLWGIRKNKPSMNYDKLSRALRYYYVKNIIKKVNGQKFVYKFVSYPEILNMDPLAVGRIEGDVELQVGFVDASNSTKDSENCGKEKSQSCAKSSSSRNDYIHSGLYSSFTLNSLNSSSCVKLFKPIKMENPTEKLAEKKTPQDPTPSVIKFVTMSSKKPSVSPLVSATQLASTTMAASPLPSSSDETLQALESLVTPKVTPVETSAPLPSLTANFTPPLLTSSASPALQAPTKSPLPSLSSHSDLVIDTEIESVACQGPEHSQVQAPESKEQSSSALEKEFRHTRTRKPKGLEIAPTLVITGSDPSPLGILSPSLPTASLTPALFSQTPILLTPSPLLSSIHFWSTLSPVAPLSPARLQGANTLFQFPSVLNTHGPFTVSGMDGPSTPGPFSPDLQKT, from the exons ATGGACAGTGCAATCACATTGTGGCAGTTCCTTTTGCAACTCCTCCAAGAGCCTCGGAACAAGGAAATCATCTGTTGGACCTCCAATGACGGAGAATTCAAACTTCTGCAGGCAGAAGAGGTAGCCCGCCTCTGGGGGATCCGCAAGAACAAGCCCAGCATGAACTACGACAAACTCAGTCGGGCACTTAGATACTATTATGTGAAG AACATCATCAAAAAAGTTAATGGTCAGAAGTTTGTTTATAAATTTGTGTCTTATCCAGAGATTCTGAATATGGATCCATTAGCAGTTGGCAGGATTGAGGGTGATGTCGAATTGCAGGTTGGCTTTGTAGATGCCAGTAACTCTACAAAGGACTCGGAGAACTGTGGGAAGGAGAAGTCTCAGTCCTGTGCCAAGTCCTCCTCCAGCCGCAACGATTACATTCACTCAGGCCTATATTCATCATTTACTTTGAACTCCCTGAATTCCTCCTCTTGCGTAAAACTCTTTAAGCCAATCAAGATGGAGAACCCAACAGAGAAACTGGCAGAGAAAAAAACTCCTCAGGATCCAACACCTTCAGTCATAAAATTTGTGACCATGTCCTCCAAAAAGCCTTCAGTCTCTCCCCTTGTTTCTGCTACTCAACTGGCTTCTACCACAATGGCAGCTTCTCCCCTTCCTTCAAGTTCAGATGAAACTCTCCAAGCCTTGGAGTCTCTAGTGACACCAAAAGTAACTCCAGTTGAAACTTCAGCACCCTTGCCAAGCTTAACTGCCAACTTCACGCCTCCGTTGCTTACGTCCTCCGCTTCTCCAGCTCTGCAGGCTCCCACAAAGTCACCTTTGCCATCTTTAAGTTCCCATTCTGATCTGGTTATAGACACAGAGATAGAGTCAGTGGCTTGCCAGGGCCCGGAACATTCTCAAGTTCAAGCTCCGGAGTCTAAAGAGCAGAGTTCATCAGCGCTAGAGAAGGAGTTTCGTCATACACGAACTAGGAAGCCTAAAGGACTGGAAATAGCTCCCACTCTGGTCATTACTGGCAGTGACCCAAGTCCCCTGGGGATACTGAGCCCTTCTCTCCCAACTGCTTCTCTTACACCAGCACTTTTTTCACAG ACGCCTATTTTGCTGACTCCAAGTCCTTTGCTGTCCAGCATCCATTTCTGGAGCACACTCAGCCCAGTTGCTCCTCTCAGTCCAGCAAGATTGCAAGGTGCTAACACCCTTTTCCAG